One window of the Cryptomeria japonica chromosome 7, Sugi_1.0, whole genome shotgun sequence genome contains the following:
- the LOC131051893 gene encoding extensin produces the protein MASKAFYVAPMLLLGILILFVSTFASASSRISYEEGIQKPNSVVVKGSVFCETQLSENAYFLSGALVAVECSISSNRKWKTTSEMVSVEGETNEDGEFRVEIPIIHNLNPGRSCSVRLVSSPHESCNIPSISESTQLILISSDSSGIQTYASTPLSYSPSQQVIITSIPHRRVLQLPSIPPLPKVSLPPLPSIPPLPKLSVPPLPSNPNVVAPPLPKLSFPPLPNAPSFPKLSVPPLPSVPTLPKLSVPPLPSVSPLPKLSVPPLPSTPLPNLSVPPLSIPNPPPVPKISFPPLPPFTQPPLPSFNFPPFPFFTPPPPSN, from the exons ATGGCATCAAAAGCCTTTTACGTTGCACCAATGCTTCTATTGGGAATTTTAATTCTCTTTGTTTCTACTTTTGCGAGTGCAAGCAGCCGTATCAGCTATGAAGAAGGCATTCAGAAGCCTAACAGTGTTGTGGTGAAGGGTAGCGTATTTTGTGAAACCCAACTATCAGAAAACGCCTACTTCTTATCTG GTGCCTTGGTTGCCGTGGAGTGCAGCATCAGCAGTAACAGGAAATGGAAGACCACCAGTGAAATGGTTTCAGTTGAAGGAGAAACTAATGAAGATGGAGAGTTCAGGGTTGAAATTCCCATTATACACAATCTTAACCCTGGGAGATCATGTTCGGTTAGACTTGTCAGCAGCCCCCATGAATCATGCAACATCCCCTCAATCAGTGAATCAACCCAGCTCATTCTAATATCCTCAGATTCTAGTGGAATTCAGACCTATGCTTCTACTCCATTATCATATAGTCCATCCCAACAAGTCATCATTACATCTATCCCTCACCGTCGGGTCTTGCAACTTCCTAGCATTCCCCCACTACCTAAGGTTTCTCTTCCCCCTCTTCCTAGCATCCCTCCTCTACCCAAATTAAGTGTTCCTCCACTACCTAGTAATCCAAATGTTGTTGCCCCTCCTCTTCCTAAGTTAAGCTTTCCTCCTTTACCAAATGCACCTTCTTTTCCTAAGTTGAGTGTTCCTCCCTTACCAAGTGTGCCCACTCTTCCAAAGTTGAGTGTTCCTCCCCTTCCTAGTGTATCCCCTCTTCCCAAATTAAGTGTCCCTCCTCTCCCTAGTACACCTCTACCAAATTTGAGCGTTCCTCCTCTCAGTATTCCTAATCCTCCACCTGTACCAAAAATTAGTTTTCCCCCTCTCCCTCCTTTCACACAACCTCCACTTCCTTCCTTTAACTTTCCACCCTTTCCCTTTTTCACCCCACCTCCACCTTCTAATTAA